In Brevundimonas subvibrioides, a genomic segment contains:
- the aceA gene encoding isocitrate lyase produces MTTFADLVPSPAGRFDGIERPYTPEDVLKLRGSVPITHTLAERGANRLWELLHSEPYINALGAVTGNQAMQMVRAGLKAIYLSGWQVAADANTAGAMYPDQSLYPANAAPELCRRINRTLQRADQIEHAEGGAKRDWFVPIVADAEAGFGGPLNSFEIMKAFIEAGAAGVHFEDQLASEKKCGHLGGKVLIPTQAHERNLIAARLAADVMGAPTITVARTDAESAQLITSDIDERDRPFIDRDNRTPEGFFRLKEGTGLDHCIARGLAYANIADLLWWETSHPDLDDARRFAEAVQKQYPGKLMAYNCSPSFNWKAKLDDATIAKFQRELGAMGYKFQFVTLAGFHALNNSMFELADGYRDRGMAAYSELQQREFANEAIGYTATRHQREVGTGYFDQVATVISNGQSSTTAMKESTETAQFVAAE; encoded by the coding sequence ATGACCACCTTCGCCGATCTCGTCCCATCCCCCGCCGGTCGTTTCGACGGCATCGAGCGCCCCTATACGCCCGAGGATGTTCTGAAGCTGCGCGGCTCGGTGCCGATCACCCACACCCTGGCCGAGCGCGGTGCCAACCGGCTGTGGGAGCTGCTGCATTCCGAGCCCTACATCAACGCCCTGGGCGCCGTGACCGGCAACCAGGCCATGCAGATGGTCCGCGCGGGCCTGAAGGCCATCTATCTGTCCGGCTGGCAGGTCGCCGCCGACGCCAACACCGCCGGGGCCATGTATCCGGACCAGTCCCTGTACCCGGCCAACGCCGCGCCCGAGCTGTGCCGCCGCATCAACCGCACCCTGCAGCGCGCCGACCAGATCGAGCATGCCGAGGGCGGAGCGAAACGCGACTGGTTCGTGCCGATCGTCGCCGACGCCGAGGCCGGCTTCGGCGGTCCGCTGAACAGCTTCGAGATCATGAAGGCCTTCATCGAGGCGGGGGCCGCCGGCGTCCACTTCGAGGACCAGCTGGCTTCCGAGAAGAAATGCGGCCACCTGGGCGGCAAGGTCCTGATCCCGACCCAGGCCCATGAGCGCAACCTGATCGCCGCCCGCCTGGCCGCCGATGTCATGGGCGCGCCGACGATCACCGTCGCCCGCACCGACGCCGAAAGCGCCCAGCTGATCACCTCCGACATCGACGAGCGCGACCGGCCCTTCATCGACCGCGACAACCGCACGCCCGAGGGCTTCTTCCGCCTGAAGGAAGGCACGGGCCTGGACCACTGCATCGCTCGCGGCCTGGCCTATGCCAACATCGCCGACCTGCTGTGGTGGGAAACCTCCCACCCCGATCTGGACGATGCCAGGCGGTTCGCCGAGGCGGTCCAGAAGCAGTATCCGGGCAAGCTGATGGCCTACAACTGCTCGCCGTCGTTCAACTGGAAGGCCAAGCTGGACGATGCGACCATCGCGAAATTCCAGCGCGAGCTGGGGGCCATGGGCTACAAGTTCCAGTTCGTGACCCTGGCCGGCTTCCATGCCCTGAACAACTCGATGTTCGAGCTGGCGGACGGCTACCGCGACCGTGGCATGGCGGCCTATTCCGAGCTGCAGCAGCGCGAGTTCGCCAACGAGGCCATCGGCTATACGGCGACCCGTCACCAGCGCGAGGTCGGCACCGGCTATTTCGACCAGGTCGCCACCGTCATTTCCAACGGGCAGTCCTCCACGACCGCCATGAAGGAATCCACCGAAACCGCGCAGTTCGTCGCGGCC